One window of the Rhinoraja longicauda isolate Sanriku21f chromosome 2, sRhiLon1.1, whole genome shotgun sequence genome contains the following:
- the lrrc14b gene encoding leucine-rich repeat-containing protein 14B, whose translation MKTLRFMCAQALVSNAQIAQRGIACVAHNLYPLLFKASYLLEQATVIHDLVERWPLAEFSIRKLLGKTPDCEEDLCGRTCLLCLQACVSGLKSYVLHTSETYLKRLKVFDLTGLVDGDSQPCRCGKTLGRWGRTELMARTCFDLLVEVEACELRDLVSDISVEVLLSLFVTQRNYETVVEALLLKKQCPLKIHCVEFRADSLPLRSLFYIINLVRPETLQKLELVHNIRLEMDHFEYLLTQVAFPQLRSLTLPTRTFDVRRITQEDELMLVRIGEMLSGMKFLTELSLAFSILTGRIRKILSPLKTPLQVLDVSSCCLNHADMAYLANSLHAEHLEELDLSGHNVADLFPSTFFKLLTRASGTLRSLTLEECNIGDEHINLLMLAVEPCKRLTEFRFLGNPLTSGCLRRMFEVFTELPALCKVEIPVPRDCYPASYTYPLTDENLVNYDRERFEEINQEWMAILLEAGRSDIVVSTPIFGSVDANIQETSNEIGVVMLQSFKDAISNILAALNEAD comes from the exons ATGAAGACCTTGCGGTTCATGTGTGCCCAAGCCCTGGTATCCAACGCCCAGATCGCGCAGAGAGGTATCGCCTGTGTGGCGCACAACCTGTACCCACTGCTCTTCAAAGCCAGCTACCTGCTGGAGCAGGCCACGGTCATTCACGACTTAGTGGAAAGGTGGCCGTTGGCAGAATTCAGCATCAGAAAACTCCTGGGGAAGACCCCGGACTGCGAGGAAGATCTCTGCGGCAGGACATGCCTGCTCTGCCTGCAAGCGTGCGTGTCGGGGCTGAAGAGCTACGTGCTGCACACTTCGGAGACATATCTAAAGAGGCTGAAAGTGTTCGACCTGACGGGCCTTGTAGACGGGGACTCCCAGCCCTGCAGGTGTGGCAAAACCTTAGGGAGGTGGGGAAGAACAGAGTTGATGGCAAGGACCTGCTTTGACCTGCTGGTCGAGGTGGAGGCATGTGAGCTCAGAGATTTGGTGTCAGACATTTCGGTTGAGGTTTTGCTGAGCCTGTTTGTGACACAGCGGAACTATGAAACAGTGGTTGAGGCCTTGCTGTTGAAGAAGCAGTGCCCACTGAAGATCCACTGCGTGGAGTTCAGGGCCGACAGTTTGCCCTTGAGGAGCCTCTTCTACATCATCAATCTCGTCAGGCCTGAGACACTGCAGAAGTTGGAATTAGTCCACAACATCCGCCTGGAAATGGACCATTTTGAATACCTCTTGACCCAAGTTGCATTCCCGCAGCTCAGATCGCTGACACTCCCGACAAGAACCTTTGATGTGCGTAGAATCACACAAGAGGATGAACTTATGTTGGTGAGAATCGGCGAAATGTTAAGTGGGATGAAATTTCTTACAGAACTGAGCCTGGCTTTTTCCATTCTAACTGGACGAATACGCAAGATACTCAG TCCTTTAAAAACTCCTCTGCAGGTCCTGGATGTCTCCAGTTGCTGTCTAAACCACGCAGACATGGCTTACCTGGCCAACAGCTTGCATGCTGAACACCTGGAAGAGCTGGACCTGAGTGGCCACAACGTCGCTGACCTTTTCCCTTCGACCTTCTTCAAGCTGCTGACCCGAGCATCCGGCACTCTCAGGAGCCTGACCCTGGAGGAGTGTAACATCGGTGACGAGCACATCAACCTGTTGATGCTGGCGGTGGAGCCCTGTAAAAGGCTAACGGAGTTCAGGTTCCTGGGGAACCCCCTCACGTCAGGATGCCTACGTCGCATGTTCGAAGTGTTCACAGAGCTCCCTGCGCTTTGCAAAGTCGAGATTCCAGTCCCCCGGGACTGCTATCCCGCATCCTACACTTACCCGCTCACGGATGAGAACCTGGTGAATTATGACCGGGAGAGGTTCGAGGAGATAAATCAGGAGTGGATGGCGATACTGTTGGAGGCCGGCCGAAGTGATATTGTCGTGTCAACGCCAATCTTTGGAAGTGTTGATGCCAACATTCAAGAAACTAGCAATGAAATTGGTGTGGTAATGCTTCAGTCATTCAAAGATgccatttccaacattttagctgcTTTGAATGAAGCGGATTAA